CTCCCACAGCAGGTACGGCACGTAGAGGGCGAACCGGCCGATCTGTTTCGCCGTCCGGACCGGTTTCAGCGGCGTGGTGAGCGAGATACCCCACAGCGCCACGGAGACGATGGCCGCGCTGATCGCACCCGTGACGAGTTCGAACACGGCGAACGACCCGGCGAGCAGGAGGTAGAAGCCGTAGGAGACGGCGAACAGGCTGAGAAACTGCGCGAGCGTCGCGCGCTGTACCAAGAGCGGGTTGCGCCGCTCCCGTTGGACCGGCGCCTCCTCCACCTCGATTCCGCTCCGGCGGACCTCGTTCTCCATCGGCGGGAGCAGCGGCGCCGTCCCGAGGGGGTTGAACCCGGGGTCGAACACGACGGTGTCGAGGTCGTTGCGCCGGGCGTACTGCACGAGCACGTCCGCGTAGTCGCCGGGGCTGAACAGGTACTGGCGGGTGCCGATGGTCGCCGTCTCGAAGGTCACGGCCTCGTCGTTGTCGCCGCGGTCCTCCTCGGCCCAGACGCTCACCCGTTCGAGGAGCGACTGGCCGGTCTGCGTCTCCTCGGTCTCCGAGCCGACCGTGATCCGTTCGGAGAGCGGGTAGACGAAGTGGACCGACGACTGCGAACCGGTTTCTTCGGCGCGTTCGATCGCTCGCCGGACGGCGAACTCGACCGTACTCCGGAGCGTCCCCGACTCCGAGACCGGAACGAGTACTCGCGAGCTGGTCAACGAAACCACCTCATCGGCGAGAAGTTCTGGTTCGAACGGGAACGAGATCGATAGTCCTTGAAACCAACATCTACTCTGAGTTGTTCGACCGAGGCCGTTAAGGGTTTCTTTTCCCCGGGCCCCTTGTCGCGGGTTCGTCCGGAAGAGCGGCTGTGAGGACGGTTGCGAGGCTGCGTGTCGGACCGCGGTCGTCGTTCGATTCGCCGAGCGACGGCGAGTCGCGGAATCGGTGTCGCGAGCATGCTCAGAACGTGAGGCGTTCGAGGAGCCGGCGCGCGAACCGGGGCCGACCCGACCGGCGCGGATAGACGGTGATCGTGGTGCATCCGGGGGTCGGGATGACCGGACGCTCGTCGAGCAACGCGTTCCGGAGTCGCTCGTCGGTCCCCCGGCGCACCACCAAGTCCGGCGCCGACGGGCGGCCGCCGTCGGCCCGAATGGACTCCGTGCGGACCGGAGCCGAGAGCATCTGTGAGAGTTCGGATTGGTAGTCCTCGATGGTGCGTTCGTACTGGTGGGAGTCCTTCCGGTCGGCGGGATACCACAGCGAGACGCCGCTGCCGTTCGCCGCGGCGAGGGCCTCCGTGACGTTCACCGCCAGCGGGAGGTACGGCCCCCCGTCTCCGGAGAGGGCGATGCGCTCCGGCGCGTCGTACCCGAGGTTGTCCACTAGGAGCACGTCGCAGGGGGCGTGGCGGACGACCCAGTCGATGGGGTCGCCGAACAGCCGGGACCGGAGCCGGAGCGGTTCGTGCTCGGCTACGACCGTGTCCACTCCTCGGTTCTCCGCGAAGTTGACGACGGCGTGCTTCGTATCGTGGCTCACTATCTCGTCGGCCTCGACGTCGACGCCCAGTTCCGCCGAGAGCCCCTCCATCCGCGTCTCGAAGGAGATATCGTCGGACGACTGCACCGTCACGTCGTCGGTGAGCGGGGCCTGGTCGGGGACCTCCTCGAAGCGGACGACGACCACGCGGCCGTCGTCGGGTCGGACCAGGTCCGCGGCGATGGCGACCAGCGAGCGCTCGCGGCCCTCGTCGAGGTTCTTCGTGAGCGCGACGAGCACTTCACGGGAGGGGTCCTCGATGCCCGTCTCGGTCTCCGCGAGCACGTCTCTGCCGACGCGCCGGCGGACCGCGTCCGTCGCGGCTCCCTCGCGGCTCACCCGCGGCCGGACGTAGAAGAGGTACCAGCCGACGCTCCCGACCGTGATGACGGCCGCCCCGACGAGGGCGACCGTCCCCATCTGGGTCAAGAGGAGCGCCCCGGTGACGGCGCCGAACACCTGCATCCACGGGTACAGCGGCGACGTGAACTCGGGCTCGTACTCGGCGCTGCCCTCGCGGAAGGCGACGACGGCGAGGTTGATGAGCCCGAACACGAGTATCTGGAAGGCGCTGGCGAGTTTCGCGATGTCGAGGATGGGGACGAACGCGATGAGCACCAACAGCACCGCACCGGTGAGCGTGATGGAGGTCACGGGGGTTCCGAACCGGTCGCTCACCGTCGAGAGCGAGGGCGGGGCGAGTTTGTCCCGGCTCATGGCGAACGGGTACCGCGACGAGGAGAGGATGCCGGCGTTCGCCGTCGAGATGAGCGCGAGGATGGCGGCGAGGATGACCGCGACGACGCCGGCCTGACCGAGCGTCGCCTCCGCGGCGACCGCGACCGGCGTCAGCGACCCGGCGACGCTTCCCGGCGTCGTCACGCCGACGAGCACCGCAACGATGCCCACGTACAGGACCGTCGTGAACGCGAGCGACCCGAGTATCCCGATAGGGATGTTCCGACCCGGGTCCTCGACCTCCTCGGCGACGCTCGCGACCTTGGTGACGCCGGCGTACGAGACGAACACCAGACCGGTCGCGGCGAGGAGGCCGCCGACGCCGGCGCCGAAGAAGTTGGCGTAGTTGGCCGACTGGACGCCGGGGGCGCTCCCGGCGGCGAACCAGCCGAGGGCGGCGAGCATGACGACGACGATGGCGACCTGGAGCCGCCCGGTCTGCTTCGCGCCGACCACGTTGATGAGTATCAGCACCGCCGCCAGCCCCAGCGCGACCGGTTTCAGCGGCAGGTCGAACAGCAGGAGGAGGTACGGGACGCCGCCGACCAGCGCGAGGGCGCCCTTGAACGACAGGGAGAACCACGTTCCGACGCCGGCGATGGTGCCGAGCAGCGGACCCATCCCCCGCTCGATGTAGATGTACGTCCCGCCGGCCTCGGGCATCGCGGTCGCCATCTCGGACTTCGAGAGGGCGGCCGGCACGACGAGCAGGCCCGCGAGCGCGTACGCGAGTATCACCATCGGCCCCGCGATTTCGAGCGCGAGAGCCGGGAGGATGAAGATGCCGCTGCCGATCATCGCCCCGATGCTGATGGCGAGGACGGACGGAAGCCCGAGGTCGCGTTCCAGTTCCTTCACACTACCTCACCCACGGCGTCGGACAGCGTCGTCGTCACGCAGAACGACTCGTGTCCCGCGTCCGTGAAGAGCGAGCGCCGCTCGGGGTCGTGCACGAACACGATGACCCGCGGCCCGTCGAACCGGGCCCGGACGAGTTGTGCGATGAGCAGGTTCCGGCGGTCCGACCGCGTCGCGACGATGACCGTCGAGTCGCTCGTCACTCCGGACTCCGAGAGGACGTCGACAGCCGTCGGGTCTCCGGTCACGCCGGGGACGTCCTGAGACTCGTAGGACTCGTCGATGACGGCGACTCGGTGGCCGCGGTCCCGCAACCGCTCGGCGATGGCGGTGCCGACGTGGGCGCCGCCGAGAACGTAGTGTGTGGGCTGTGCGGTCTCTTCCGCGCCGTTGGACGGCTGGGTGGTGTCTGATCTGGTCATGAGGATCGGTTGTGCGTTCGTCGGAGCAATCTCGTTCGTCCATCGTCGACGGAGAGCAATAAATTAGCGGGTTATTTTGACGAGTCAACGATTAGTATGTCATAAATATCGGGACCCGTCATAATACGCCGGGAGAACGCTCGCGTTTCGCGGGCGGCCGACGGAACAAGATTATACCGTTCGAGCGCGCGAACATCCATCATCGATGAAAGACGGCGAACTGGACTCCGTCGACCGGCACATCTTGTACTACCTCCAACAGGACGCGAGGGCGACGTCGTCCACGGATATCGCGGAGAAACTCGGCCTGTCGTCGAGCACCGTCCGAACGCGGCTCAACAAACTGGAGGACAGCGGAATCATCCGCGGCTATCACGTCGACATCGACTACGACCTCGCCGGCTACCCGCTGTACACCAAAATCATCTGCACGGCGCCGGTTCCTGACCGGGACGCACTCGCGAACAGGGCGAGGGACATCCGCGGCGTGACGGCCGTCCGCGAAATCATGACCGGGGAACGCAACGTCTACGTGAACGCCATCGGACGGAACCACGACGACCTCAACCGCATCAGTAAGGAACTGGACTCGATGGGGCTCAAAATCGCCGACGAACAGCTGATCCGCGACGAGTTTATCTGTCCCTATCAGGGGTTCTTGGACGAGGACGAGGAGGCGGGGCTGTCCGGTGCGGACGGCGACGCCTAACTCGGGCAACTGTGCCGAAACCGACCGTCGTCACGTCCGACGGCGTCGAACCGACGTTACGCTCGGGAGCTGTTTCCCTCACAGATGTAATTCTCACAAAGATTTATATTCGAGGGAGAGTATCTAGAAATACATGAATGTTCCAGGCGTGGACTCGGGGGATGGGAGACTCCCGCGTCGGAACGGAGGAGAAGCGGTATGATACACAACCCAGCTCAGATGAAGAGTGCGAACTGGCCGGGTCCGAACCGCGACGTGGCGATGGGGACGCTGCGTGAGGCGGCCGACGAACCGCTGGACCTCGTCGCCGTCTACGGCGCGACGTCGTTCGACCTGTTCCACGTGAGCGACGCGCTCTCGGAGTCGTGTAACGACCGCGCGTCGCTCGTCGAGATCATCACCGAGTTGGCCGAGGAGATGCGCGAGGAGTTCGTCCGCCACGGACTGTTCTCGGGCCTGCGTCCGACGCAGAAACGCGTCGAGTACAAGTCGAGCATGCTCAACGGCCGGAAACTGCTACAGGTGTACTGCGGCGGTCGCGGGATGGTTCTTCTCGTTCATCCCGACCAACGGGAGGAGCCGTTGGTCCGCGCCGCGATGGAACTGCTCGGCGTCTGAACGACCGCGGGAGGCGGTGGCACGACCCGTGCGGACGGCCCGTACGCGGGGGGACGAACCGCCAGCTTTTATTTCCGAACCGATGAACCGGCGACATGGACCAGTTGCGGCGGTCGCTCCTCGAAGCGCCGATAATCGAGAAAGGGGACTACGAGTACTTCGTCCACCCCATCAGCGACGGGGTGCCGATGCTCGAACCCGGCCTCCTCCGCGAGATAGTCATCCGGATCATCCGGAAGGCCGACCTCGAAGACGTCGACAAGATAGTGACGCCGGCGGCGATGGGCATCCACATCTCGACCGCCGTCTCGCTGATGACCGACATCCCCCTCGTCGTCATCCGCAAGCGCCAGTACGGCCTCGACGGCGAGGTATCTCTGAGCCAGCAGACGGGGTACTCGGAGAACGACATGTACATCAACGACGTGTCGGCGGGCGACCGCGTCCTCGTTCTCGACGACGTGCTCTCGACGGGCGGAACGATGTGCGCCGTGCTCGACGCCCTGAAGTCGACGGGCGCGGACGTCGTCGACACCGTCGCCGTCATCAAGAAGGCCGGCCCGAACGAACTCGACGACACCGACCACCACGTCAAGACGCTCATCAACGTCACCGTCGAGGACGGCGAAGTGGTCATCGTCGACGAGGACGGCGACGACTGACCGTCGGAGTCGGCGCTCCCGTTCCGGTACGACGGTCGTGAATGTTAGATAGTTACATACTCGGGTTCCTGAACCTCTTCTTCACACACTCGATCCGAATATTATCGACCGGACGTTCGACAACTCCCGGAATCGCCGAACGAGTTTCCACCGTATCGCTCCGGAAGAGTGATAACGCGCTGTCCATTCCGTCACACTGTGTCACGGATGTACGACCGACGCGGCGACGACGAGCGAAGGGGGATGAACCGTCGGGCCTGGCTCAAAGCGCTGGGCGTGGCGGGCGTGACCGGACTCGCCGGCTGTAGCGGCGACGACGGGAACGCGAGCACGGGGACCGAGTCTGCGACCGCGACCGACGGCTCCGAACTGGGGACGTCGGAGGGGACGAGCACCGGGATGGACGAACTCCCGGAAGTCAGCGGCACGTATCGGACGGACATCTCGGGGTCGCTGGCGACGCTGAACCCGCTCTACAACAACGAGCAGGGCGCGGCGGACGTCATGTCCTACGCGCTCGATTTGGGTTACGGTTTCCGCCCCGGCACGGAGTACTTTCCCCAACTGTACGACCTGACCACAGACGGCGGCGACGTGTGGGTCGCCAGCCTCCGCGAGGGACTGCAGTTCGGCGGCGACTACGGCGAGGTGACCGCCGAGGACTTCGTCTATCAGATAACCGAACTCCACCAGAGCGACTGGGCCGCGACGGCGGACGCCCCCTCGTGGCCGAGCGAACTGAACGTCGAGCGGACGGGCACCTACGAGTTCCAGATCGAACTGCCGAACCCGAACCCGCTGTACCCCGAGACGTACGACCCGCTGCTCTACCCGATTCCCAAGGCCCTCCTCGAACCGTTCGTCGGCGAACAGGACGCCCAAGGACTGGAGAACAACGCGGAACTCACCGAACTCCAGTTCGTGGAGGGGGGGAACCTCGGCGCGTACTCGCTGGAGTCGTGGAACCGGTCGAGCAACATCACGTTCACCCGAAACGAGAACTACTACCTCAGGGAGGCCGAGGACGTGCCGGACCGCTTCGGCAACGCGCCCTACTTCGAGGAACTCGAAGTGCAGGTTACCCAGGAGCAGGCGGCCCGTCTGGGTGCGCTGGAAGCGGGACAGACCGACAGCGTCGCGGTGCCGCCGAACCGGGTCACCGAGTTCGACGGGATGGACGGCGTCGACGTCTATCAGATCCCGCAACCGTTCAACGAAGTCTGCGTCTACAACATGCGCGACAACGGCTGGACCGCGGGTCCCGGCAACCTCTTTCAGAAGAAGAAGTTCCGACAGGGACTCGGCTGTGCGGTCAACAAGCAGGCGCTCGTTCAGGGCGTGTTCCGCGACTACGCGCAGGTGCAGTACACCTGGCAGCCCCAGTGGTCGCAGTGGTACCCCGACGAGAGCGAAATCATGCAGTTCGGCACCGGGGACCTGTACGGCCCGGAGGCGACGCGGAGCCGGATTCGAGAGGCCATCTCCGACACCGACTACAGCTACGGTAACGACGGGCAACTGCTCACCCCGAGCGGCGACCAGGTCGAACTGAGCCTCTACCACAGCGCCGGGCAGAACACCGAGCGCAACATGGCCCAGTACATCGCACAGGAGTTCGGCGACAACGCCGGGATTCAGGTGAACGTGCAGGCCATCGACGGCACGCAGTTCACCAACAACTACTGGCAGCAGCAGGTGCCCGACGACCCGAGCCAGTACGAGTGGTCCAACGGGCCGTACAACGCCGGCCCCCGCGAAGTGACGAGCGCGAACCCGTGGGACATGAGCGTCGTGTTCGGCCTCAACACCTACCCGCTGAACCCGACGACGGCGAGCGTGTTCTTCTCGCGTGACTCCTCGTACAATCCGTACGGCTACTACCCCTCTTGGGACGCCGAGGAACTGTTCCAGCGGGCGAACAGCGCGGCCAGCGAGGAGGAACTCCAGCCCATCTTCACGGAGATATTCAAGAACGTCGCCGAGGACCAGCCGATGGGAATGCTCGCGTTCCCCGCCGACACCGTCGGCTACTCCGCCGGCATCGTCGGCCCCGCGGAGAACTTCTTCAGCGGCTGGAACTTCCCGACGTGGTACCGCAACGAGTGACTTCGCTCCGCGCTCGGTAGACGCATCGCAGACGACCGCCCTTTCGGACAACTTACAGAGACAACAACATGGGACTCGGATGGTACATCGCTCGTCGGGTCGCGTGGTCGTTCGTCGTCACGTTCATCATCGTCTCGGTGACGTGGGGACTGCTCACCGCCGCGCCGAACCCCGAGGTACAGCAGGCGGCCCAACAGGCCGCGCTCGCGGGCGACGACCCCGCAGAGGCACAGGACAGGGTACGACAACTCCGCGGACTGGACAGGCCGTTGCACGAACAGTACATCGGCTACATGACCAACATCTACACGCTGAATTGGGGGTGGTCCGACTCCCGGGCGCAACCGGTGACGGAGGCGGTGACCGAGGCGCTGTACTACACCGTCCAGTACTCCGTCCCGTGGACGCTGCTCGTCGTCACGCTGGGACCGCTGGTCGGACTGTACTCCTCGGCCAACCAGTACTCCTGGAAGGACCACCTCGCGACGGGGTTCGCCTTCTTCGGCTACGCGATACCGAACTTCTTCTTCGGTATCATCCTCCTCCTCATCTTCGGGGTGGAGTTGGGCTGGATTCCCATCACGTACAACACGGACGTCCCGGTGTTCAGCGTCGAGAACGCGATTCAGCTCGCGATACCGGTGTTCGTGTTGGTGACGGGGTCCATCGGGGGCATCATGCGCGTCTCGCGCAACGAGTCCTCGGAGTTCATGAACGCCGACTTCGTGAAGACGGCGCGCGCGAAGGGCGTCTCGACGTACCGCATCTACGCGCGACACGTCCTTCGACCGACGATGGTCCCCCTCTCGACGACGATGGTCGCGCAGTTGCTCGCGCTCTTCACGGGGTCGTCGATACTCGTGGAGGTGGTGTTTTCGATACCCGGCCTCGGTCGGTTGCTGTTCCGCGCCATCGTCGCGCAGGACACGAGCGTCGTGCTCGGCACGTCGCTGTTCTTCGTGTTCGTCGCGACCATCGGAAACCTCCTGCAGGACCTCGTGTACACCGTACTGGACCCGCGAATCAGCTTCGACGATAGATAATGGCCACGCAAGACTCACCGCGGTTCGACACGGTCGATTGGGACGAGATAGCGAGCGGCGGCGGCCGGGAGGTGACGAAGAGCCTCGCCGCCCTCGGCGCGATACTCGCGGGACTCGCCGCGTTGTTCCTCTACGACCTCCTCGCCGTCCCCGACCGCACGGCGACGTTCGCCGCCGTCGGGTGGGGCTACGACGTGACGCGACTCGACTGGCTGCTCGCGCTCTCGCTGCTGTTCGTCGGGTTCTACGGCGTCCTCCCCCTGTACCGGAACAGGCGGATGACGCGCTACTACTGGGCGGAGTTCAAGAAGAACCGCCCGGCGGTCGTCAGCCTCGCCTTCCTCGCCGTCGTCTTCGTCGGCGGCATCCTCGGACCGGTCGTCGTCAGCCCCCCCGAGTCGGAACTGCTCCGGCAGTTCCAGCCGCCCGTGTTCATGGAGATTCAGCGCAACTACGTCATCGAGTGCGTCGGCGAGGCCGCCGGCGGCGTCTGTCAGGGGACGTGGCAGCACCCGCTCGGAACCACGCCCGACGGGCGCGACATCTTCTCGATGATCGTGTACGGGATGCAGATATCGATGAAAGTCGGACTCATCGCGACGCTCATGGCCGTCGTCATCGGCGCGAGCGTCGGCACCGTCAGCGCGTACGCCGGCGGGATGGTCGACGAGGTGCTGATGCGCTACGTCGACATCCAGCAGTCGTTCCCGACGCTCGTGCTCTACTTGCTCATCATCTACACGTGGGACGCCGACCTGTTCACCATGGTCATCCTGTTCGGCCTGTTCTCCTGGGAGGGGACCGCCCGGTACGTGCGGAGCAACGCGCTCGCGAAGACCGAAGAGGAGTACATGAAGGCCAGTCGTCTCAGCGGCGCCGGGACGTACCACACCATCCGGCGACACCTCGTTCCGAACACCGCGAGCAGCATCATCACCGACGCGACGCTCCTGATTCCGGCGTTCCTCCTCGCCGAGGCGCAGTTGTCGTTCCTCGGACTGGGCGACACGAGCGTCGCCTCGTGGGGCCAACTCATCAGCATCGGACGGGACCACCTCTCGTACGCGCCGTGGATCACGCTGGCGCCGGGACTGGTCCTCTTCTTGACCATCCTCGCGTTCAACTTCCTCGGCGACGCGCTGTTGGACGCGCTGAATCCCGAGGCGCGGGCGGAGGCGGAGTCGTGAACATGAATCCGAACACGAACGCAAACGCGAACGCGAACACGAGCGTGACCGCGAACGCACGGACGG
This Halogeometricum sp. S3BR5-2 DNA region includes the following protein-coding sequences:
- a CDS encoding NAD(P)-binding protein, which codes for MTRSDTTQPSNGAEETAQPTHYVLGGAHVGTAIAERLRDRGHRVAVIDESYESQDVPGVTGDPTAVDVLSESGVTSDSTVIVATRSDRRNLLIAQLVRARFDGPRVIVFVHDPERRSLFTDAGHESFCVTTTLSDAVGEVV
- a CDS encoding Lrp/AsnC family transcriptional regulator, with protein sequence MKDGELDSVDRHILYYLQQDARATSSTDIAEKLGLSSSTVRTRLNKLEDSGIIRGYHVDIDYDLAGYPLYTKIICTAPVPDRDALANRARDIRGVTAVREIMTGERNVYVNAIGRNHDDLNRISKELDSMGLKIADEQLIRDEFICPYQGFLDEDEEAGLSGADGDA
- a CDS encoding ABC transporter substrate-binding protein, with protein sequence MYDRRGDDERRGMNRRAWLKALGVAGVTGLAGCSGDDGNASTGTESATATDGSELGTSEGTSTGMDELPEVSGTYRTDISGSLATLNPLYNNEQGAADVMSYALDLGYGFRPGTEYFPQLYDLTTDGGDVWVASLREGLQFGGDYGEVTAEDFVYQITELHQSDWAATADAPSWPSELNVERTGTYEFQIELPNPNPLYPETYDPLLYPIPKALLEPFVGEQDAQGLENNAELTELQFVEGGNLGAYSLESWNRSSNITFTRNENYYLREAEDVPDRFGNAPYFEELEVQVTQEQAARLGALEAGQTDSVAVPPNRVTEFDGMDGVDVYQIPQPFNEVCVYNMRDNGWTAGPGNLFQKKKFRQGLGCAVNKQALVQGVFRDYAQVQYTWQPQWSQWYPDESEIMQFGTGDLYGPEATRSRIREAISDTDYSYGNDGQLLTPSGDQVELSLYHSAGQNTERNMAQYIAQEFGDNAGIQVNVQAIDGTQFTNNYWQQQVPDDPSQYEWSNGPYNAGPREVTSANPWDMSVVFGLNTYPLNPTTASVFFSRDSSYNPYGYYPSWDAEELFQRANSAASEEELQPIFTEIFKNVAEDQPMGMLAFPADTVGYSAGIVGPAENFFSGWNFPTWYRNE
- a CDS encoding ABC transporter permease; this encodes MATQDSPRFDTVDWDEIASGGGREVTKSLAALGAILAGLAALFLYDLLAVPDRTATFAAVGWGYDVTRLDWLLALSLLFVGFYGVLPLYRNRRMTRYYWAEFKKNRPAVVSLAFLAVVFVGGILGPVVVSPPESELLRQFQPPVFMEIQRNYVIECVGEAAGGVCQGTWQHPLGTTPDGRDIFSMIVYGMQISMKVGLIATLMAVVIGASVGTVSAYAGGMVDEVLMRYVDIQQSFPTLVLYLLIIYTWDADLFTMVILFGLFSWEGTARYVRSNALAKTEEEYMKASRLSGAGTYHTIRRHLVPNTASSIITDATLLIPAFLLAEAQLSFLGLGDTSVASWGQLISIGRDHLSYAPWITLAPGLVLFLTILAFNFLGDALLDALNPEARAEAES
- the hpt gene encoding hypoxanthine/guanine phosphoribosyltransferase translates to MDQLRRSLLEAPIIEKGDYEYFVHPISDGVPMLEPGLLREIVIRIIRKADLEDVDKIVTPAAMGIHISTAVSLMTDIPLVVIRKRQYGLDGEVSLSQQTGYSENDMYINDVSAGDRVLVLDDVLSTGGTMCAVLDALKSTGADVVDTVAVIKKAGPNELDDTDHHVKTLINVTVEDGEVVIVDEDGDD
- a CDS encoding monovalent cation/H+ antiporter subunit E yields the protein MTSSRVLVPVSESGTLRSTVEFAVRRAIERAEETGSQSSVHFVYPLSERITVGSETEETQTGQSLLERVSVWAEEDRGDNDEAVTFETATIGTRQYLFSPGDYADVLVQYARRNDLDTVVFDPGFNPLGTAPLLPPMENEVRRSGIEVEEAPVQRERRNPLLVQRATLAQFLSLFAVSYGFYLLLAGSFAVFELVTGAISAAIVSVALWGISLTTPLKPVRTAKQIGRFALYVPYLLWEIVKANVSIAYVVLHPDLPIDPEVVEFDAAVWSALPVTTLANSITLTPGTLTVDVSRQHFTVHTLTGDSRDDLFSGALERAVRFVFYGRAAARIQTPLERRQAEDEER
- a CDS encoding ABC transporter permease, with protein sequence MGLGWYIARRVAWSFVVTFIIVSVTWGLLTAAPNPEVQQAAQQAALAGDDPAEAQDRVRQLRGLDRPLHEQYIGYMTNIYTLNWGWSDSRAQPVTEAVTEALYYTVQYSVPWTLLVVTLGPLVGLYSSANQYSWKDHLATGFAFFGYAIPNFFFGIILLLIFGVELGWIPITYNTDVPVFSVENAIQLAIPVFVLVTGSIGGIMRVSRNESSEFMNADFVKTARAKGVSTYRIYARHVLRPTMVPLSTTMVAQLLALFTGSSILVEVVFSIPGLGRLLFRAIVAQDTSVVLGTSLFFVFVATIGNLLQDLVYTVLDPRISFDDR
- a CDS encoding amino acid permease yields the protein MKELERDLGLPSVLAISIGAMIGSGIFILPALALEIAGPMVILAYALAGLLVVPAALSKSEMATAMPEAGGTYIYIERGMGPLLGTIAGVGTWFSLSFKGALALVGGVPYLLLLFDLPLKPVALGLAAVLILINVVGAKQTGRLQVAIVVVMLAALGWFAAGSAPGVQSANYANFFGAGVGGLLAATGLVFVSYAGVTKVASVAEEVEDPGRNIPIGILGSLAFTTVLYVGIVAVLVGVTTPGSVAGSLTPVAVAAEATLGQAGVVAVILAAILALISTANAGILSSSRYPFAMSRDKLAPPSLSTVSDRFGTPVTSITLTGAVLLVLIAFVPILDIAKLASAFQILVFGLINLAVVAFREGSAEYEPEFTSPLYPWMQVFGAVTGALLLTQMGTVALVGAAVITVGSVGWYLFYVRPRVSREGAATDAVRRRVGRDVLAETETGIEDPSREVLVALTKNLDEGRERSLVAIAADLVRPDDGRVVVVRFEEVPDQAPLTDDVTVQSSDDISFETRMEGLSAELGVDVEADEIVSHDTKHAVVNFAENRGVDTVVAEHEPLRLRSRLFGDPIDWVVRHAPCDVLLVDNLGYDAPERIALSGDGGPYLPLAVNVTEALAAANGSGVSLWYPADRKDSHQYERTIEDYQSELSQMLSAPVRTESIRADGGRPSAPDLVVRRGTDERLRNALLDERPVIPTPGCTTITVYPRRSGRPRFARRLLERLTF